The Candidatus Mycosynbacter amalyticus genome contains the following window.
CCAACAAAGGAATCTGCAAAAGATGCCATGAGTTTCTTCGGCTGGTCAACTTTAGCATAGAGAGCACCATCTTCCACTACTATCACATCTGACTTGCCACTCAGTGCAACAGAATTGCGCGCCCCCGTACCTTGGTACTTAAATGCGACCTGTGCATCAACCGTTTTTTTATCTGTGACAGCATTGATCGTCGTCTCATACGAGCCGTTACTGCCACTGGATTTTACCGTGCCCTCTACCCCGACACTTTTAGCCTTGACGAGATTACTAAAGCCATTTGCCACCTGACGCTCGGGACTGCGGAAAAACATAAGAACACCAATCACTACGATCACAAGGAGAACACAAGCAATACCAAGTGCGATGAAAAGGTTTTTATTCGCTTTTTTCGTTTTTTTGGTTGTGGTCTTCTCCATCGTGCACCCTTTTATGATTATGCTTATTGCTTCAGTTATACCACAGCTACCGAGTCAAAGCCAGTACTACTGCACCACTTGTGAACTCTGAGCACTCTGCTGTTGCTGCTCTTGGAAGATTTTGCCAAGTGACGTCAGCTCTTCTTGTACTGCACTCGACTCGATGATATTGTCGGTAGGCGCCGTGAGCGGCTCGCCAGATTTGAAATCAAGTGAGACGCGAGTGGTATTGACTTGATTATTGAGCGAGGATACTACTGTAATGTCGGTAATACGCCCATTTATGGCCGTCATCTTAGTTGTAACAGAAGATTTTTGACTCTGCGCTGTCTGCTGCTGGGCTGTAGCACTCGTCTTGGCTGCCGCCGCAGCCTCGGTGCCGAGTGGATCGTAAGTTGAATCACATGATTTAGTAGCTTTGAAGAAGTCTGTCGTCTTAAGTGATTTGATGAAGCTCGTCATTGCATCTTCGTCGTAGTTAACCGTGTATACCTGTGTTGTGTCGTCTTTCTTCTCCACGCCATCTACTTTCAAAAAGCGATTACCGGAGAATATACCCGCCACCTGCTTGGAGGCACCGCTGTCACTAGAAATTTTTGCGAAAAGATCAGATGTACAGGTGTTGGAGGTATTCTTGCCTTGCTGAATCTTTACCCATTTGTTGTCTATTTTGCCGGCCAGCGAGGTAAGATCTGTTTTAAGTGTTGGGGCGCTTGCACCGACAGTTTCTGCAACCTTTGGAGCATTTGAGATGTTGATGTATGTTGTAGCTTGCCCCAGATCCGAGTATGCCTTGACTGGCACGTTGAGCTGCTCTCCCTGGTATGCGCCATCGACCTCACCTGTCAGAGATATCTTCTTGAGATCTTGCGCCACAAATGAACCTTTCATGCTAAAGGTATTGGTCTGCGCCTGCTGGGCGAGTGAGAACTGACCGTTGATACGCGGCTCTTTGAGCGTGGCCACAACCGCCTCCATAAGTTTGGCTTCGTTGCCGCCAAAAGCTCGCGCCACAAAGTTGAACGCAAAAATAAGCGCCAGTGCGGCCACAATGCCTATCGCGAGAATCCCCACGCGTCGATATGGGCTATCGACCTGTTCTTGTTGCTGTTTGGCACGTGATTCTGACATGTTTTCCCTCTCGTTATCTCGCAAAATTATTTCTATTATAGCACTTTGCTAAAAGCGTGAGAAGAATTGTGTTTTTGCCTCGAGCCACGCAGGCGTTTGTCGTACAAGTTGGTCATTGTCATCTATGCTATGCAAGATAACTTTCACTGCCTCTTCTACAAAAATACCACCTTCGGAACCTTTTGCTAGGATTACCGCTCCTGGCTCAATAAATTGGTGCACATAACTGCCGGCGCTGATCGCATCTGGAAAACTTTTGACAGGACAACCATTTGCTTGGGCCGCGGGAGCGAGATATTTCGCAGCTTCGTCGCCAACCGTCACCACCCAATCAATCTGATCTGGGTAACACATACGACCAAGTCTTTCGTGTTCGGCAGCCGAGCTCGCGCCAAGCTCGTTCATACTACCGAGAATAGCAATGTGCTGCGGCGCCGGAAGATTGATAAGCGTCTGGAGTGCCATCTGGGCGGCGGCTGGGCTAGAGTTGTACGTGTCATCTATCACCGTAGATCCATTGGCGCCTTTTAGTACATTCATGCGGCCATGCACCGCGCGAATCATCTCAGCACCACGCACAATAGCATCTGGTGCCATACCAAAGTGGATACCGACCGCTACTGCGCCAACAATGGGGCGCACATTATGCTCGCCGAGCACGTGTAGAGTAGCATGGATATTGTCGGCAAACTCCGGATTGGTAAAGTAGCCCTTGTGGCCTCCTTCAAGCGAAAAATCTTCGTCGATAAACGAATACTCGGCCAGGCCGCTCGTGCCGTACGTATCAATGTTTGGGTTGGTGAGCAGCTGGGCAAAGCGGCCTTCTATATCGTCGCGGTTGATGATAACGACTTTACTGAAGTTGCCTAGGCTTAACTCTTCAGCCGCCACCGCGTCAATCGTGCCAAAAAACTCCATATGCTCTGGAGTAATTGCGGTTATCACCCCCACATCTGGCTGCAAGTAGCGGCCAAAAGCTGGGATATCACCTGGCTTGTCGGTACCAATCTCTTGGATTATCACGTCGACATCACTCTCGGCTTTGATACGCTCTTTGGCTTGCTTGAACACGTGTCGCCATGCAAGCGGACTGCGGATGTTGTCGGGGTATTCGATTCCTAGAATTGCTAGCGGCACGCTCATCTCGGTATTGTGATTGCCCTCGTGCATACGCACACGATATTGCTGACTCAAAACAGTGGCAATAGCTGTTTTGGTACTTGTCTTGCCAACGCTTCCTGCCACGCAGATAAGTTTGACATCTTGGTGCGCCGCGAAATATTGGACAACGTAGTTTTCTAGCTTCTTTTGTACATAATCTTTGAACATGCTACGTATCAGCATAACCAATTATGGAAATAATTTCTATGGTGGAGCATAGCGGATTCGAACCGCTCGCCTCTTCCATGCCATGGAAGCGCTCTAGCCAAATGAGCTAATGCCCCTTAATCCAATCCCACAATTATACATGATTACTTCTACTTGTGTAGCTGCGCGAGCTTCGGAGTGACCACAAACAAGAGCACGGCTGCAAGTAGCACCGCAAACCCGCACATGACGCTCGGAATAGCAGCGAGCGTCTCGGGCTGCAAGAGATTCGCCGCAATAGTTGGCACGATGAACACTAAATACCCGATTCCAAGCCAGTTAAGTGCACTTCGCCGGGCCGGCTGTTTCATGGCACGCGCATAGATAAACGCTGCTGCTGTACCAACCATGAGCCAGACATAGTAGTAGAGTATGTAATACGTGAGTGCCGGACGCGCCATCTCGAAAATCACGTAATTGCCTAAGCATGCACCTCCTTGCACCGCATGTCCAACTGTCAAGAAAAACGCCGAAAAACCTATCGCAATAGCATAACCGAGACCAACGATAAGTCGCTGTGACTTGCCAGCGATTATCATACCGAGATGTACCCCCAGTGGCGGCAAAAACGATATCGCCACCCAGCCAACACGCGCCCAGCCCAAGCTCGACAGATCCAGAGCCGACACACAAATCATATATTCGGCCAACTGAAAGATCGCAAGGCATAGCAGTACGGCAAT
Protein-coding sequences here:
- a CDS encoding Mur ligase family protein, giving the protein MFKDYVQKKLENYVVQYFAAHQDVKLICVAGSVGKTSTKTAIATVLSQQYRVRMHEGNHNTEMSVPLAILGIEYPDNIRSPLAWRHVFKQAKERIKAESDVDVIIQEIGTDKPGDIPAFGRYLQPDVGVITAITPEHMEFFGTIDAVAAEELSLGNFSKVVIINRDDIEGRFAQLLTNPNIDTYGTSGLAEYSFIDEDFSLEGGHKGYFTNPEFADNIHATLHVLGEHNVRPIVGAVAVGIHFGMAPDAIVRGAEMIRAVHGRMNVLKGANGSTVIDDTYNSSPAAAQMALQTLINLPAPQHIAILGSMNELGASSAAEHERLGRMCYPDQIDWVVTVGDEAAKYLAPAAQANGCPVKSFPDAISAGSYVHQFIEPGAVILAKGSEGGIFVEEAVKVILHSIDDNDQLVRQTPAWLEAKTQFFSRF